The following coding sequences are from one Sciurus carolinensis chromosome 11, mSciCar1.2, whole genome shotgun sequence window:
- the Mmp1 gene encoding LOW QUALITY PROTEIN: interstitial collagenase (The sequence of the model RefSeq protein was modified relative to this genomic sequence to represent the inferred CDS: inserted 2 bases in 2 codons; deleted 1 base in 1 codon) codes for MLCFPLLLLLLWDVGSHGFPASLXTQQEDVEIVQKYLENYYDLKNEERQIERKRSSGSVVAKLKEMQEFFGLKVTGKPDAATLKVMKQPRCGVPDVAQFVLTQGNPRWENTNLTYRIENYTPDLPKADVDHAIEKAFRLWSNVSPLTFTKVFEGQADIMISFVRGDHHDNSPFDGPGGNLAHAFQPGPNIGGDAHFDEDEXWTNNFRDYNLYRVAAHELGHSLGLSHSTDIGALMYPNYIFSGDVQLAQDDINGIQAIYGPSQNPSQPTGPQTPEVCDSKLTFDAVTTIRGEVMFFKDRFYMRANSFYPVELNFISVFWPSLPNGLQAAYELADRDEVRFFKGNKYWAVQGQDVLRGYPKNIYSSFGFPRTVKHIDAAVSEEDTGKTYFFVANKYWRYDEYKRSMDAGYPKMISHDFPGIGNKVDAVFKKDGFFYFFHGTRQYKFDPKTKRILTLQKANSWFQLLKKLTNCYQVSEKKSIL; via the exons AtgctctgctttcctctgctgctgctcctgctctgGGATGTGGGGTCTCATGGCTTCCCAGCATCTC GAACACAACAGGAGGATGTGGAGATAGTCCAG AAATACCTGGAAAACTATTACGATTTGAAGAATGAGGAGAGGCAAATTGAAAGGAAGAGAAGCAGCGGTTCAGTGGTTGCAAAGCTGAAGGAAATGCAGGAATTCTTTGGACTGAAAGTGACTGGGAAGCCAGACGCTGCGACTCTGAAGGTGATGAAGCAGCCCAGGTGTGGGGTGCCTGATGTGGCTCAGTTCGTCCTCACTCAGGGGAACCCTCGCTGGGAGAACACAAATCTGACCTACAG gATTGAAAATTACACACCAGATTTGCCAAAAGCAGATGTGGACCATGCCATTGAGAAAGCCTTTCGACTTTGGAGTAATGTCTCACCACTGACATTCACCAAAGTCTTTGAGGGCCAAGCGGACATAATGATATCCTTTGTCAGAGGAG ACCATCATGACAACTCTCCCTTTGATGGACCTGGAGGAAACCTCGCTCACGCTTTCCAGCCAGGCCCAAATATTGGAGGGGATGCTCATTTTGATGAAGATG TGTGGACCAACAACTTCAGAG ATTACAACTTGTATCGTGTTGCGGCTCATGAATTAGGCCATTCTCTTGGACTCTCTCATTCTACCGATATTGGAGCTTTAATGTACCCCAACTACATCTTCAGTGGTGACGTTCAGCTGGCTCAGGATGACATCAATGGCATCCAAGCCATCTATg GACCTTCTCAAAATCCCAGCCAGCCAACAGGCCCACAAACCCCAGAAGTGTGTGATAGTAAGCTAACCTTTGATGCTGTAACTACAATTCGGGGAGAAGTGATGTTCTTTAAAGACAG ATTCTACATGCGTGCAAATTCCTTCTACCCAGTTGAGCtcaatttcatttctgttttctggcCATCTCTGCCAAATGGACTTCAAGCGGCTTATGAACTTGCTGATAGAGATGAGGTCCGTTTTTTCAAAG GAAATAAGTACTGGGCTGTTCAGGGGCAGGATGTGCTACGCGGATACCCCAAG AACATCTACAGTTCCTTTGGCTTCCCTCGAACTGTGAAGCATATTGATGCTGCTGTTTCAGAGGAAGACACTGGAAAAACCTACTTCTTTGTTGCTAACAAGTACTGGAG GTATGATGAGTATAAACGATCCATGGATGCAGGCTATCCTAAAATGATATCCCACGACTTTCCTGGAATTGGCAATAAAGTAGATGCTGTTTTCAAGAAAGATG gatttttctatttctttcatggaACAAGGCAATATAAATTTGATCCTAAAACAAAGCGAATTTTGACTCTCCAGAAAGCCAATAGCTGGTTTCAACtgctgaaaaaattgacaaactgtTACCAagttagtgaaaaaaaaagtattttgtga